The following is a genomic window from Trachemys scripta elegans isolate TJP31775 chromosome 16, CAS_Tse_1.0, whole genome shotgun sequence.
TGGTTGGCTCCTGgtgtaacccccctccccccccacgacagctctctgccccccacGCCCATGGGGAGCTGAGCAGGGCATGATTCTGGTTCCGTCtcactctttttccccccccctcctggcAGGAGTCGGAGCGGCTGGCGGCCATCATTGTCCCCTCCCTAGTCGGGGGTCTCCTGCTTATTGGACTTGTGATCTTTGGGGCGCTCAAGGTGCGGGAGAGGCGGCAGACAGAGGGCACCTACCGGCCCAGCAACGAGGAGCAGGTGGGTGCTCGGGTGGTGACGAACGCTAACCTCCAACTGCCCCCCGAGGAGCGGCTGATCTgacccagggggaggggggggtcacacacaccccctccccggACTGGCAGACTCTGTACCGGCTGGACCCCTGTGGTTGCAcatctggaggggggggggcagctccttGCTCTCCGCTGGCTGGAAGGAGCCAAGGTCTTCGTCGCTGGATGCATCGGATTTCCATCTGCGCTCTCCTCctgcgggggtggaggggtgctGCCCAGTGAAACACCTGGCCATGCTGGTGCTGCGCGACATCGCCCCCTGGTGGCAGAAGCGGCGGGAACctctgctgctgcgctgggataTTGGCAGAACGCTCACACCTTGCGCGTGTTTCCACCTGGCTGAACGCTTtatcccctccacccccgtctGCGTCTCACATGTGTCCTGTAATCTCCCCTACCTCGGTCTGCGTCTGTCTGGCCTGGGGCCGGCTGCAGGGGGGTCACCAAGCCGGCCCCAGCTCGCATTGCAGGCTGCAGATGGGGAGTGACTCTGCATTGGCACCTGGGCTGGTGAAAGCGAGGCTGGCGCGGCAGCGAAGGAAGGGGAAGCTAGAAACTCCTGCCTGAGCCGCCGGGGAAGggtttggctttaaaaaaaaaaaaaaaaaaaaaaaatcgctgaAGGGAAACAGCAGTGTTTAAAAAACCGACCCCCCGGGTTAGTTAATACACATCAGCCCTACTGTAGCCTGAGGTGCAGACGGAAGGTAGGGGTAGAGAGGTTTAAGTCCCTTCactgttgtgcctcagtttccccatctatcacTCCCCCTCTTCCTGGTGCTCTCCCGGCTACAAAACCAGCAGCCTTCTTGGTGCATGTGGAAGGTGCCACATCGCTCTCTAGTGGCTGGTGAATGCAGAGGATAATAGCCTCCTGCGGCTGTCAGTGATGGAGCCGCTccttgggctgggctggggttaCTGGACTCAGACCGAGGGCTGCTGATGGGGTCATTTctcatggtggggggaggggtgaaataCACTAATAACTCAGCcatccccctgcctcaggcttcCAGACCCATCTGCAGGAGAAGCAGCTTGTGGGCCGATTTCCTCGCCCCATTAGCCACTCGTACCAGCCGCGGTTCCTAGAGCTTTGGGCTTGGTTTGTGGATCTTTAACTCAAAGGGCTTTTCTCCCACCCGTGCCTTGGCCATTTGAGTTACAGGGAACACACACAGGTTTTAAACAGGCCGGCCCATGGTGCTGGCTCTGCCTTTATGCCACCCGTGGGGGGTTGCTCTGACCATCTCAGCCTCTGTTGACTCTAACTTGGATAcagtggcagtgagttccccagGCTCCCAAGGGAGGAAGATGCGGGGGGAGCTGTTTGCCCAGCGGGCCATCCAGCATCAGGGGTTGCTAGGACCCCAGTTCCCCAGCCTTGGTTATCTTTACAGCCCCTGCTTCCTCACTGTAGGCTGTGTCTTGGCTCTGCCCCCCTGCCGGCCGCCGGCGCCTCCGGGGCATGCCAACCTTGCTCAGTGTCTGGCTGAAAGCTTCCCCTGCTGGGCCAGCCCTCACCTGGTGCTGCGTGTTCTCCGCCTCAGTCACCTCTTCTCTCCTTTCAGTCCTCCCGGGAAGACCCGAAATTAACGGAGCTGTGAGAGCCGGGAGCAAACGTCCCCAGAGTTTGGCCCTTGCCCTTTGAAACTGCCGGAGTTGGGATCTCCCAGCCCCATGCCTGCCCACTGGTCAGTTTCGCACCCTCTCCCCCCGCCACGGGGGTCACTCTACCCAGTTTTGCATGGGCCAGCAGCTGCCCCTTACAACCTCCCTGTTCACCAGCCACAGGGGGGCTGGTCGCTGCCTGGGGTCCCGGGGCCctgtgataatacaaataagtgcagcagggctggggccctGACATGGGACTAGCTGTTCACAGCTCACGGGGGGCCCCTGGCTACAGCTCTTTCCCCACCGCCAGCCTTCTAGCCctcaaatctcttcttcagctgTGACGGttgaagcagggctgggagccatgtAGGATTTAGGCTGCCCTGGGAATcgaggagagttaggcacctccagccctttgaggagctgggcctctgACCCAGGGGGTTTAGGTGCCCCTGTTGCTAATCTTCCCCCTTTTCTGCACCCAAATATGCAGCAATGTAGTTGAAGCTGTCCCCCGACGCTCGCCTAGAAAGGGAGGCTGGTCCTGCCAGGAAGGCCCTGCCTCAGAcccgctgggtgaccttggacaagtcacgtcacctctcgtgcctcagtttccctagctggAGGAAGCCAGTCCTACAGAGCCAGcgaggagcaggaggcagggtTACCTGCCCCTCTGGGTGCTGGCATGGCAGCTTTTTAAGCTGGGTTCATACAGTGTTGTGTTTTCCCTCCTCTGTGCAaatgtaacttttattttttttgtaaaataaactaattttgggatcaatttaaaaaaaaaaggggggggggagcggggcccAGGCCCTCTCGCCCTTGCTGATGATGCATTTTTGCAGGGGGCGGGATCCGGTCAGCCAAGGGAGGGGAAGCTGCAGATGTCCTCGAGCACGGAGCCCCAaggcggggaagggggaggcagcaggaggctGGCTTTGGGGAGCGTTCAGCCCCACTGTGGGACGGCTGATTTGAATAGCAACCAGATGGTGGTTCCACCATAAGCATTTATTCAGAGCCCCCCCCCGGGCTTTGTGGAGCAGGCCGGAGCCAGGCCAGCGTCTCCCCATTGTCCTGAGCCGAGCGGGGCACTGCAGCTTTTGGGCCTCCTGGTGCAGTTCTGCCTGGGGGGCCCCTGGTCCAGCAATGTCAGTAGCTCAGCATGGGCCCCCGGGTGCAGCTCTCCATGCCGCCAGCCTTCTAGGACTCAAACCTCTTCTTCAGCTCCGATACcttgggcagggccgggggctgggAGGCTTGGTCCAGCTCCGGCCAGGATGAGCTGGGCAGGgtggcccctgcccccagcggGGGGACCCCGCCCCTGATGTCAGTTTGCCTACAGGCCTTGGCCTGGAACAGAGCCACAGCTGACTGGACCCTAGGGGAGGAGGGGCTATCTGGTGGGAGGTGGGGCTCTGCCCCAGGGGCGGGGCTATCCTGTTTGGGGTGGGGCTCTACCTCAGGGGCGGGGCTATCCTGTTTGGGGCGTGGCTCTGCCTCAGGGGCGGGGCTATCCTGTTTGGGGCGGGTCTCTGCCTCAGGGGCGGGGCTATCCTGTTTGGGgaggggctctgctctgcacacCCCGTGCCCAGACTCTGGCCCTGTAGTGGCTGCTTCAGGGTGGCCTCCTGTCCCCACTTCTTCAGGGGGCCCCAGAGAGCCAGtggttggtgtcagctctgccccagcccctccgccccccagctcctcctccccgagCTGGAAGGGCTTGTGCCAGGGCACCCTGAGCGTTGCTACCC
Proteins encoded in this region:
- the CRB3 gene encoding protein crumbs homolog 3 isoform X2, which encodes MSSPPSQTPGGAMAGYSHSLLLAVALQSLLQPALGQTTNRSTVTPTSVSGLTESERLAAIIVPSLVGGLLLIGLVIFGALKVRERRQTEGTYRPSNEEQSSREDPKLTEL
- the CRB3 gene encoding protein crumbs homolog 3 isoform X1, producing MSSPPSQTPGGAMAGYSHSLLLAVALQSLLQPALGQTTNRSTVTPTSVSGLTESERLAAIIVPSLVGGLLLIGLVIFGALKVRERRQTEGTYRPSNEEQVGARVVTNANLQLPPEERLI